In Pseudomonas alcaliphila JAB1, a single window of DNA contains:
- a CDS encoding glutaredoxin family protein, producing the protein MKTIVLLLAALALWQNWDKIERWLNPPQAGNASGEIVLYATQWCGYCAKTRELFAEDGIAYREVNIETDAAGRAQYQALGGRGVPVIDLRGQVIHGYDVRAIRAAY; encoded by the coding sequence ATGAAGACGATTGTGCTGCTGCTCGCCGCCCTGGCTCTGTGGCAGAACTGGGACAAGATCGAGCGCTGGCTCAACCCACCGCAGGCCGGTAACGCCAGCGGCGAGATCGTGCTCTACGCCACGCAATGGTGTGGCTACTGTGCCAAGACGCGCGAGCTGTTCGCCGAAGACGGCATCGCCTATCGCGAAGTGAATATCGAGACCGATGCCGCCGGCCGTGCCCAGTACCAGGCGCTTGGCGGCCGCGGCGTGCCGGTGATCGACCTGCGCGGGCAGGTCATTCACGGTTACGACGTGCGCGCCATCCGCGCCGCCTACTGA
- the yjeH gene encoding L-methionine/branched-chain amino acid transporter, translating into MSRLNKELGLLQGIALLSTSLLGTGIFVVPALAATAAGEASLWAWMILIALVLPVAFTFAQLGKRFPHAGGAPHLIGRAFGLRMEGVSALLFLAVLPVGLPAALHIASGFWLALFDLDRSGLLLIELATLGAILLLGQRPPKASGMLQGLIALAIVASVALIWWVGDLPRASQPLLPAMDGQWHLLPTALGVMFWCFVGIEAFTHLGEEFKHPERDFPLALLLGVLLAGLMYWACSVAVLSFATYGDVHSDTTALPRLFEQLLGERARVLVAVLGYLACFASMNVYIQGFARLIWSLADEGRLPARLAVRNRQGVPGRALLLVVISCALCAMLSATLNLSVDDLIRYANGNFVLIYLLSMAAGWVLLRGIWRLLAGLSAVLCTLVLVMLGSDALYAVALLGVLLLLDRLRVMHKALT; encoded by the coding sequence ATGAGTCGATTGAACAAGGAATTGGGCCTGCTGCAGGGCATCGCCCTGCTCAGCACCTCGCTGCTCGGCACCGGCATCTTCGTGGTGCCGGCGCTGGCAGCCACCGCGGCCGGCGAGGCGTCGTTGTGGGCATGGATGATCCTGATTGCCCTGGTGCTGCCGGTGGCGTTCACCTTCGCCCAGCTGGGCAAGCGCTTCCCTCACGCTGGCGGCGCGCCGCACCTGATCGGCCGCGCCTTCGGCCTGCGCATGGAGGGGGTCAGCGCTCTGCTGTTTCTCGCCGTGTTGCCGGTCGGTCTGCCCGCAGCTCTGCATATCGCCAGCGGCTTCTGGCTGGCGCTGTTCGATCTCGATCGTTCCGGCCTGCTGCTCATCGAACTGGCCACGCTGGGCGCCATCCTCCTGCTCGGCCAGCGTCCGCCGAAAGCCTCGGGCATGCTGCAGGGGCTGATCGCCTTGGCCATCGTCGCCAGCGTGGCGCTGATCTGGTGGGTCGGTGATCTGCCGCGCGCCAGCCAGCCGTTGCTGCCGGCAATGGACGGCCAGTGGCACTTGCTGCCAACAGCGCTGGGGGTGATGTTCTGGTGCTTCGTCGGCATCGAGGCCTTCACCCACCTGGGCGAGGAGTTCAAACACCCCGAGCGCGACTTCCCATTGGCGCTGCTGCTCGGCGTGCTGCTGGCCGGCCTGATGTACTGGGCCTGCTCGGTGGCGGTGCTGAGCTTTGCCACTTACGGCGACGTGCACAGCGACACCACCGCCCTGCCCCGTCTGTTCGAACAACTGCTGGGTGAGCGCGCCCGTGTCCTGGTAGCGGTGCTCGGTTACCTGGCCTGCTTCGCCTCGATGAACGTGTACATCCAGGGCTTCGCCCGGCTGATCTGGAGCCTGGCCGATGAGGGCCGTCTGCCGGCCAGGCTGGCCGTGCGCAACCGCCAGGGCGTACCCGGCAGAGCCTTGCTGCTGGTGGTGATCAGCTGCGCGCTATGCGCCATGCTCTCGGCTACCTTGAACCTGTCGGTGGACGATTTGATCCGCTACGCCAACGGCAACTTCGTGTTGATCTACCTGCTGAGCATGGCCGCCGGCTGGGTGCTGCTGCGCGGCATCTGGCGCCTGCTCGCCGGGCTCAGCGCGGTGCTCTGCACACTGGTACTGGTGATGCTCGGCAGTGACGCGCTGTATGCCGTGGCACTGCTCGGCGTGTTGTTGCTGCTCGACCGCCTGCGCGTGATGCACAAGGCACTGACCTAG
- a CDS encoding TAXI family TRAP transporter solute-binding subunit: MRRVLNDLKIMILANLWIVPVVAGLVWALFQFVPPPPTMSASMATGSQGGAYQQFAEQLKEELAKEGFNLKLVPTSGSRDNLQQLLADDPDVQIALVQSGLERQLSEAERDRLHSLGAIYQEPLWLFYRRDVSLDRIADLQPLRVALGGEGSGTRAASDAVLGANGITPEQYPETWQSIGGSKAARALMAGELDAGFFVGPAENPLVQHLAANPDIALAHFRRAAAYEARLPFFNQVKVGEGLLDLASNAPDRDIVTLSPVATLVVNDDFNPGLVPLFLEASREVMRGGTLLDTAGTFPSAEPRTFELHKDAGHYYDKGLPILQRYLPFRIASLADRYIILLIPLIVVMIPLFKAVGPIYQWRIRARIYRWYKYLREIDRKLHAGSLPDALGSEIERLEKLEDELAAVEVPLSYSNELYELHMHVRYVIERLRVLQRRRQA; the protein is encoded by the coding sequence ATGCGCCGCGTACTGAACGACCTGAAAATCATGATCCTGGCCAACCTGTGGATCGTCCCCGTGGTGGCTGGATTGGTCTGGGCCTTGTTCCAGTTCGTCCCACCACCTCCGACGATGAGTGCCAGCATGGCCACCGGCAGCCAGGGCGGCGCTTACCAGCAGTTCGCCGAGCAGCTCAAGGAAGAGCTGGCCAAGGAAGGTTTCAACCTGAAGCTGGTGCCCACCTCCGGCTCGCGTGACAACTTGCAGCAACTGCTGGCCGATGATCCCGACGTGCAGATCGCCCTGGTGCAGAGCGGCCTCGAACGCCAGCTGAGCGAGGCCGAACGCGACCGTCTGCACAGCCTCGGCGCCATCTATCAGGAGCCTCTTTGGCTGTTCTACCGGCGTGATGTCAGCCTCGACCGCATCGCTGATCTCCAACCACTGCGCGTAGCCCTGGGCGGCGAAGGCAGCGGTACTCGTGCTGCCAGCGATGCCGTACTCGGTGCCAATGGCATCACCCCCGAACAGTATCCCGAGACCTGGCAAAGCATCGGCGGCAGCAAAGCCGCACGTGCCCTGATGGCTGGCGAGCTGGACGCCGGCTTCTTCGTCGGCCCGGCAGAAAACCCACTGGTGCAGCACCTGGCGGCCAACCCGGACATCGCCCTGGCACACTTTCGTCGCGCAGCCGCCTACGAGGCGCGCCTGCCGTTCTTCAATCAGGTGAAGGTCGGCGAAGGCCTGCTCGATCTGGCCAGCAACGCACCAGACCGCGACATCGTCACCCTGTCTCCGGTCGCCACCCTGGTAGTCAACGACGACTTCAACCCAGGCCTGGTGCCGCTGTTTCTCGAGGCCAGCCGTGAAGTGATGCGGGGCGGTACCCTGCTCGATACCGCAGGCACCTTTCCCAGCGCCGAGCCGCGCACCTTCGAACTGCACAAGGATGCCGGGCATTACTACGACAAGGGCCTGCCGATCCTGCAGCGCTACCTGCCGTTTCGCATCGCCTCGCTGGCCGATCGCTACATCATCCTGCTGATCCCCCTGATCGTGGTGATGATTCCGCTGTTCAAGGCGGTGGGACCGATTTACCAGTGGCGCATCCGCGCGCGCATCTACCGCTGGTACAAGTACCTGCGCGAGATCGACCGCAAGCTGCACGCAGGTTCCCTGCCGGATGCGCTCGGCAGCGAAATCGAGCGCCTGGAGAAACTGGAAGACGAACTCGCCGCGGTGGAAGTGCCGCTGTCGTACTCCAACGAGTTGTACGAGTTGCACATGCATGTGCGCTACGTGATCGAACGACTGCGCGTGCTGCAGCGACGCCGGCAGGCATAG
- a CDS encoding Lrp/AsnC family transcriptional regulator: protein MDKFDRQILTLLRSDARTSVSQIAREVNLSRSAVSERIRYLEESGVIRGYHAQVAEPGEAGVKAFFELFYQGRRCEEYVERMRALPEVRHCSGISGETDMLVFIEAPSMMRLSEVRAAIEAFPGMQKVKTHVVVTDWAM from the coding sequence GTGGACAAGTTCGATCGCCAGATCCTCACTCTGCTGCGCAGCGATGCGCGCACCTCCGTCAGCCAGATCGCCCGTGAGGTCAACCTGTCACGTTCGGCGGTCAGCGAGCGGATTCGCTATCTGGAGGAGAGCGGGGTGATTCGCGGTTATCACGCCCAGGTGGCCGAGCCTGGCGAGGCGGGGGTGAAGGCCTTTTTCGAACTCTTCTATCAGGGTCGCCGCTGCGAGGAGTATGTGGAACGCATGCGCGCCCTGCCCGAGGTGCGTCACTGCAGCGGCATCAGTGGGGAAACCGACATGCTGGTGTTCATAGAAGCGCCGAGCATGATGCGTCTGAGCGAGGTGCGCGCTGCCATCGAAGCGTTCCCCGGCATGCAGAAGGTCAAGACCCATGTAGTGGTCACGGACTGGGCGATGTAA
- the ltrA gene encoding group II intron reverse transcriptase/maturase, with protein sequence MSGEAVIRSVSDEALRPRGETDSTGQGLLYWALARGNLQRAWKRVKANKGAAGVDGLSIEQTAERLLTEWAGIRAQLLSGLYRPSPVRRVMIAKPDGSQRELGIPTVTDRLIQQALLQVLQPLLDPGFSEHSYGFRPGRRAHDAVLAAQAYVQSGRRIVVDVDLEKFFDRVNHDILIERLRKRVPDQGVLRLIRAYLNSGILDGGLVMQRHEGTPQGGPLSPLLANVLLDEVDKELERRGHCFVRYADDCNVYVHSRRAGERVMALLRRLYARLRLRINEAKSRVSSVFAGRKFLGYSFWVAPKGVIKRTVAKKALEAFKQRVRQLSRRSCGRSLQQVVERLSSYLEGWKGYYRLAQTSRVWQMLDEWLRHRLRAIQLKQWKQGKTMFRELRALGASRTVAQRVAANSRRWWCNSGKLLNRVLNLAWFDRLGLARLS encoded by the coding sequence ATGAGCGGTGAAGCCGTGATTCGCTCCGTCAGCGACGAGGCACTGCGCCCGCGGGGTGAAACCGACAGCACAGGGCAAGGGCTGCTGTATTGGGCCCTTGCGAGAGGAAACCTGCAACGAGCGTGGAAGCGGGTCAAAGCCAACAAGGGAGCAGCGGGTGTCGACGGACTGAGCATAGAGCAGACGGCCGAACGGCTGCTGACGGAGTGGGCGGGGATTCGAGCGCAGCTCTTGTCAGGGTTGTACCGGCCCAGTCCGGTACGGCGGGTGATGATTGCCAAGCCGGACGGAAGCCAGCGCGAGCTGGGTATACCAACGGTGACCGACCGTCTGATCCAGCAGGCCTTGCTGCAGGTGCTGCAACCGTTGCTCGATCCTGGTTTCAGCGAGCATAGCTACGGTTTTCGGCCTGGACGCCGTGCGCATGATGCGGTGCTTGCCGCTCAGGCGTATGTGCAATCTGGGCGCCGGATTGTGGTGGACGTGGATCTGGAGAAGTTCTTCGACCGTGTCAACCACGACATCCTGATTGAACGCTTGCGCAAGCGCGTCCCGGATCAAGGCGTTCTTCGTCTGATACGAGCGTACCTGAACAGCGGCATCCTTGATGGCGGTCTGGTCATGCAGCGGCATGAAGGCACACCGCAAGGTGGCCCGTTGTCGCCGCTGCTGGCCAACGTGCTGCTCGATGAAGTGGACAAGGAGCTGGAGCGCCGCGGTCACTGTTTCGTTCGCTACGCCGACGACTGCAACGTGTACGTGCACAGCCGCCGAGCGGGGGAAAGGGTGATGGCGCTGCTACGCCGTTTGTACGCCAGGCTTCGCTTGAGGATCAACGAGGCCAAGAGCCGCGTGAGCAGTGTCTTTGCGGGGCGCAAGTTCCTGGGGTACAGCTTCTGGGTAGCCCCGAAAGGGGTGATCAAGCGCACGGTGGCGAAGAAGGCGCTGGAAGCGTTCAAGCAACGAGTTCGGCAACTGAGCCGCCGCTCGTGCGGTCGCAGTCTGCAGCAGGTCGTTGAACGCCTGAGTTCCTACCTGGAGGGCTGGAAGGGCTACTACCGGTTGGCGCAAACGTCGCGAGTCTGGCAGATGCTGGACGAGTGGCTGCGTCATCGGTTGCGCGCGATCCAGCTCAAGCAGTGGAAGCAAGGCAAGACCATGTTCCGGGAGCTACGCGCACTGGGGGCAAGTCGTACAGTGGCACAACGGGTGGCGGCCAACAGCCGGCGCTGGTGGTGCAACAGCGGCAAGCTACTCAATAGGGTGTTGAACCTGGCCTGGTTCGACCGCCTGGGATTAGCCCGACTCTCATAA
- a CDS encoding amino acid permease produces the protein MTSLGSSQRAGLSVIDAVAMLVGVVIGVGIFGLPPLVAQHASSAELYLALWLVGGLVMLIGALCYGELGAAHPDQGGEYHYLSLAWGPQVGLLFAWARGMVIQTGAIAVVAFIYGDYAQRLLPLGDYGGAWHAALVVVALTLLNVLGTRESRRAQLFFTSVTVLALLLVVLAGLVLAEPQPHTASAAPASGNLAAMLGMGMVFVLLTYGGWNEAAYLSGELRNPARNMSRVLLIGTALVTAIYLLANLVFLNIFGLDGLRQSDAVAADLMNIVAGPRAEAMLAVFVCLTALSTLNATLFTGARVYYALGRDVPQLAFIGRWNERGATPVRALLLQCALTLPLILFGALSANGVQTMVAYTAPVFWLFMFLVALALIRLRQRQPWVRRPFSVPLYPLTPILFAATCLGLLYSSTLYAGSGALLGLLVLAAGLPLLALQRPQAAEQGEHAE, from the coding sequence ATGACATCGCTAGGGTCCTCGCAGCGCGCCGGGCTGTCGGTGATCGATGCCGTTGCCATGCTGGTCGGCGTGGTGATCGGTGTCGGAATTTTCGGCCTGCCGCCGCTGGTGGCGCAGCATGCCAGCAGCGCCGAGCTGTATCTGGCCCTGTGGCTGGTCGGCGGTCTGGTGATGCTGATCGGCGCGCTGTGTTACGGCGAGCTGGGTGCGGCACATCCGGACCAGGGCGGCGAATACCATTATCTGAGCCTGGCCTGGGGTCCGCAGGTCGGCCTGCTGTTCGCCTGGGCGCGCGGTATGGTGATCCAGACCGGCGCCATTGCGGTGGTCGCGTTCATCTATGGCGACTACGCCCAGCGCCTGCTGCCGCTCGGAGACTATGGCGGCGCCTGGCACGCCGCTCTGGTGGTGGTGGCGCTGACCCTGCTCAATGTGCTGGGCACGCGCGAATCGCGACGCGCCCAGCTGTTCTTCACCAGCGTGACGGTACTGGCCCTGCTGCTGGTGGTACTGGCCGGCCTGGTGCTGGCCGAACCGCAGCCGCATACCGCCAGCGCCGCACCTGCCAGCGGCAACCTGGCGGCGATGCTGGGCATGGGTATGGTGTTCGTGTTGCTCACCTATGGCGGCTGGAACGAGGCGGCCTACCTGTCCGGTGAGTTGCGCAACCCGGCGCGCAACATGAGTCGCGTGCTGCTGATCGGCACTGCGCTGGTGACCGCCATCTACCTGCTGGCGAACCTGGTATTTCTTAATATCTTTGGCCTCGACGGCCTGCGTCAGAGCGATGCCGTGGCGGCGGACCTGATGAATATCGTCGCCGGGCCACGGGCCGAGGCCATGCTGGCAGTGTTCGTCTGCCTGACCGCATTGAGCACCCTGAACGCCACGCTGTTCACCGGTGCGCGGGTCTACTACGCGCTGGGCCGCGACGTGCCGCAACTGGCATTCATCGGTCGCTGGAACGAACGCGGCGCCACCCCAGTACGCGCCTTGCTGCTGCAGTGCGCACTTACCCTGCCGCTGATCCTGTTCGGCGCCCTGAGTGCGAATGGCGTACAAACCATGGTGGCCTACACCGCGCCGGTGTTCTGGCTGTTCATGTTCCTCGTCGCGCTGGCGCTGATTCGCCTGCGCCAGCGGCAGCCCTGGGTACGGCGGCCATTCAGCGTGCCGCTGTATCCGCTGACGCCGATTCTGTTCGCCGCAACCTGCCTGGGCCTGTTGTATTCCAGCACGCTGTATGCTGGCAGCGGCGCGTTACTGGGGCTGCTGGTACTGGCCGCCGGCCTGCCGTTGCTGGCCCTGCAGCGCCCGCAAGCCGCCGAGCAGGGCGAACACGCCGAGTGA
- the yejK gene encoding nucleoid-associated protein YejK: MPIRHCIVHLIDKKPDGSPAVLHARDSELATSQAMENLLADLNESYNAKQGKAWGLFHEESGAYPFSGWLKAYLDGEQDFTAFSRQAVEHLQKLMEESNLSTGGHVLLAHYQQGMTDYLAIALLHHSEGVAVTDALDVTPAKHLDLGQLHLAARINISEWQNNKQSKQYISFIKGKNGKKVSDYFRDFIGCQEGVDGPGETRTLLKAFSDYVESEDLPEEQAREKTKTLVGYATGQAKMGEPITLEELSGLIDEERPKAFYEHIRNKDYGMAPEFPADKRTLSQFQRFTGRAEGLSISFEAHLLGSKIEYDEGRDMLIIRQLPTQLKDQLKRRQD; the protein is encoded by the coding sequence ATGCCGATCCGCCACTGCATCGTCCACCTGATCGACAAGAAGCCCGACGGCAGCCCCGCCGTGCTGCACGCTCGCGACAGCGAGCTGGCCACGTCGCAAGCCATGGAGAACCTGCTGGCCGACCTCAACGAGAGCTACAACGCCAAGCAGGGCAAGGCCTGGGGTCTGTTCCACGAAGAATCCGGCGCCTACCCGTTCAGCGGCTGGCTCAAGGCCTATCTCGACGGCGAGCAGGATTTCACCGCCTTCAGCCGTCAGGCCGTCGAACACCTGCAGAAGCTGATGGAAGAATCCAACCTCTCCACCGGCGGCCACGTGCTCTTGGCCCATTACCAGCAGGGCATGACCGACTACCTGGCCATCGCCCTGCTGCACCACAGTGAAGGCGTGGCGGTGACCGACGCGCTGGACGTGACCCCGGCCAAGCACCTGGATCTGGGCCAGCTGCACCTGGCCGCGCGCATCAACATCAGCGAGTGGCAGAACAACAAGCAGTCCAAGCAGTACATCTCCTTCATCAAGGGCAAGAACGGCAAGAAGGTCTCGGACTACTTCCGCGATTTCATCGGCTGCCAGGAAGGCGTCGACGGCCCGGGCGAGACCCGCACCCTGCTCAAAGCCTTCAGCGATTACGTGGAAAGCGAGGATCTGCCCGAAGAGCAGGCCCGCGAGAAGACCAAGACCCTGGTAGGCTACGCCACCGGCCAGGCCAAGATGGGCGAGCCGATCACCCTGGAAGAACTCTCAGGTCTGATCGATGAAGAGCGCCCCAAGGCCTTCTATGAGCACATCCGCAACAAGGACTACGGCATGGCCCCGGAATTTCCGGCGGACAAACGCACCCTCAGCCAATTCCAGCGTTTTACCGGCCGCGCCGAAGGCCTGTCGATCAGCTTCGAGGCGCACCTGCTGGGTTCGAAGATCGAGTACGACGAGGGCCGCGACATGCTGATCATTCGCCAGTTGCCGACCCAGTTGAAGGACCAGCTCAAGCGTCGTCAGGATTGA
- a CDS encoding glutathione S-transferase family protein, with protein sequence MHELILHHYPTSPFAEKARLMLGFKQLSWRSVMIPPLMPKPDLTALTGGYRKTPVLQVGADIYCDTALIARRLEAEKATPALLPEGQEFNVSLLAQWADSVLFQHAVALVFQPESMALRFAKVPPEFAKAFAADRGALFSGGTATRLPLEQAKHNWPALMGTLQRQLQREQGDFLFGEPSLADFSVAHCLWFLRGTPVTSPLVDDYPEVAAWLGRVLGFGHGSLSEMSSEQAIAVAREATPAALPNEDFFDPNGFKAGQAVSIAAVDYGVDPVQGELLHAGRDELILRREDERAGVVHVHFPRLGFRIEAR encoded by the coding sequence ATGCATGAGTTGATCCTTCATCACTACCCGACCTCGCCGTTCGCCGAGAAGGCCCGCCTGATGCTGGGCTTCAAGCAGCTGTCCTGGCGTTCGGTGATGATCCCGCCACTGATGCCCAAGCCCGATCTCACCGCGCTGACCGGCGGCTACCGCAAGACGCCGGTGCTGCAGGTTGGCGCCGACATCTACTGCGATACCGCGCTGATCGCTCGCCGCCTGGAAGCCGAGAAGGCAACCCCGGCACTGCTGCCCGAAGGTCAGGAGTTCAATGTCAGCCTGCTGGCGCAGTGGGCCGACTCGGTGTTGTTCCAGCATGCCGTGGCGCTGGTGTTCCAACCCGAGTCGATGGCGCTGCGCTTCGCCAAGGTGCCGCCGGAGTTCGCCAAAGCCTTCGCCGCCGACCGTGGTGCGCTGTTTTCTGGTGGTACGGCGACTCGTCTGCCACTGGAGCAGGCCAAGCACAATTGGCCGGCACTGATGGGCACATTGCAGCGCCAGTTGCAGCGCGAGCAGGGCGATTTCCTCTTCGGTGAACCATCGCTCGCCGATTTTTCCGTGGCCCATTGCCTGTGGTTCCTGCGCGGCACGCCGGTCACCTCGCCGCTGGTCGACGATTACCCGGAAGTTGCTGCCTGGCTTGGCCGTGTGCTCGGCTTCGGCCATGGGTCGTTGAGCGAGATGAGCAGCGAACAGGCGATCGCGGTGGCGCGTGAAGCGACTCCGGCAGCGCTGCCGAACGAGGATTTCTTCGACCCCAATGGTTTCAAAGCTGGCCAGGCGGTGAGCATTGCTGCGGTGGACTATGGTGTCGACCCGGTGCAGGGCGAGTTGCTGCATGCCGGGCGCGACGAGCTGATTCTGCGTCGTGAGGATGAGCGTGCCGGCGTCGTGCATGTGCACTTCCCGCGCCTGGGGTTCCGTATCGAGGCGCGTTGA
- a CDS encoding CDP-alcohol phosphatidyltransferase family protein has protein sequence MTELIVAVKQAKAWGVHAVTASGVILALLALLAVLDGQPTQCLLWLGLALLVDGLDGSLARRYDVKGVLPHFDGSTLDLVIDYLTYVFIPAIFLYRFIPLPDYTPLFAVGLILLSSLFCFCNLNMKSKDNYFVGFPAAWNVVVLYFYILDVHPWITLAIIVLLAGLTLTKMKFLHPFRVRQFMPLNILVTFVWMLSSALLILQYPVNQFWLLALWWLASAYFVGMCLWRSAREWFPARG, from the coding sequence GTGACCGAATTGATCGTTGCCGTAAAACAGGCCAAAGCCTGGGGGGTCCATGCTGTTACCGCCAGTGGCGTGATCCTCGCCCTGCTGGCATTGCTGGCCGTACTCGACGGCCAACCCACGCAATGCCTGTTGTGGCTCGGCCTGGCGCTGCTGGTCGACGGTCTGGACGGCTCGCTGGCGCGCCGCTATGACGTCAAGGGTGTACTGCCGCATTTCGACGGCTCGACCCTCGACCTGGTGATCGATTACCTGACCTACGTATTCATCCCCGCCATCTTTCTTTACCGCTTCATCCCCCTGCCGGATTACACGCCGCTGTTCGCCGTGGGCCTGATTCTGCTGTCTTCGCTGTTCTGCTTCTGCAACCTGAACATGAAGAGCAAGGACAACTACTTCGTCGGCTTCCCGGCGGCGTGGAACGTGGTCGTGTTGTATTTCTACATCCTCGACGTGCACCCCTGGATCACCCTGGCCATTATCGTCCTGCTGGCCGGCCTGACCCTGACCAAGATGAAGTTCCTGCACCCGTTCCGCGTGCGTCAGTTCATGCCGCTGAACATCCTGGTGACCTTCGTCTGGATGCTCTCCAGCGCGCTGCTGATCCTGCAGTACCCGGTCAATCAGTTCTGGTTGCTGGCGCTCTGGTGGTTGGCTTCGGCCTACTTCGTCGGCATGTGTCTGTGGCGCTCGGCACGTGAGTGGTTTCCCGCGCGCGGATGA
- a CDS encoding helix-turn-helix domain-containing protein, with amino-acid sequence MLRIALYVCPQTICSSLSMAQDAFSLANRLAGAPTFQLQRFSLDGQPVQLEFAQVQVDGGLELAEQADLLIVPATGSAVTRTLESNAKLLPWLAQRDQQQVASLCSSAFLLAAAGLLDGRQATTHWALADSFSRLFPRVNLRSDLLLTEDGPLFCSGGAQAGLDLCLHLIALHAGEWLAQQVASAMVIERQRGTQTRFAPLLPSSEDKSLAPLLAWLREHHAETIDLNRLAQQAHCSARTLLRRFKQATGLTPGDYLQRLRISLAQQALADSAQSLEQVASQVGFADRATFAKRFKQLCGETPGAFRKRMRRH; translated from the coding sequence ATGCTGCGCATCGCCTTGTACGTCTGCCCGCAAACCATCTGCTCCAGCCTGAGCATGGCGCAGGATGCCTTCAGCCTGGCCAATCGCCTGGCCGGCGCGCCCACTTTTCAGTTGCAACGTTTCAGCCTCGATGGCCAGCCCGTGCAGTTGGAGTTCGCGCAGGTTCAGGTCGATGGCGGCCTTGAGCTGGCCGAGCAGGCCGACCTGCTGATCGTTCCCGCCACCGGCAGCGCCGTCACCCGTACGCTGGAGAGCAACGCCAAGCTGCTGCCCTGGCTGGCCCAACGTGATCAGCAACAGGTGGCTAGCCTGTGCAGCAGCGCCTTCCTGCTGGCCGCTGCCGGCCTGCTCGATGGGCGCCAGGCGACCACCCACTGGGCATTGGCCGATTCGTTTTCCCGCCTATTCCCCCGAGTGAACCTGCGCAGTGACCTGCTGCTGACCGAGGACGGCCCGCTGTTCTGCTCCGGTGGTGCTCAGGCCGGGCTCGACCTGTGCCTGCACCTGATTGCCCTGCATGCCGGTGAATGGCTGGCGCAACAGGTGGCCAGCGCCATGGTGATCGAGCGTCAGCGCGGTACGCAGACGCGTTTCGCGCCGCTGTTGCCCAGCAGCGAGGACAAGTCCCTTGCCCCGCTGCTGGCCTGGCTACGCGAGCATCACGCCGAGACAATTGATCTCAACCGTTTGGCACAACAAGCCCATTGCTCGGCGCGCACCCTGCTACGCCGTTTCAAACAGGCCACCGGGCTGACCCCGGGCGATTACCTGCAGCGCCTGCGTATCAGTCTGGCACAGCAGGCACTGGCCGATTCGGCGCAGTCGCTGGAGCAGGTCGCCAGCCAGGTCGGGTTCGCCGACCGCGCCACCTTCGCCAAGCGCTTCAAGCAGTTATGCGGGGAAACGCCGGGCGCCTTCCGCAAGCGCATGCGGCGCCACTAG
- a CDS encoding nuclear transport factor 2 family protein, translating to MSHANAELIQRFYSAFQKLDAETMAGCYAEDVRFSDPVFVDLHGAEAGDMWRMLCSRAEDFSLTFDSVHADDHVGSARWVASYRFSATGRQVVNHIQARFVFRDGLIVEHRDHFDLWRWARQALGGKGLLLGWAPPVQAAIRRQAARGLAQFRGTR from the coding sequence ATGAGCCATGCCAACGCCGAGTTGATCCAGCGTTTCTACAGCGCCTTCCAGAAGCTCGATGCCGAGACCATGGCTGGCTGTTACGCCGAGGACGTGCGTTTCTCCGATCCGGTCTTCGTCGACCTGCACGGCGCGGAGGCGGGCGATATGTGGCGCATGCTGTGCAGCCGCGCCGAAGACTTCTCGCTGACCTTCGACTCGGTGCACGCTGACGATCATGTCGGCAGCGCGCGCTGGGTCGCCAGCTACCGTTTCAGCGCCACCGGTCGTCAGGTGGTCAACCATATTCAGGCGCGTTTCGTGTTTCGCGACGGGCTGATCGTCGAGCATCGCGATCACTTCGATCTCTGGCGCTGGGCACGTCAGGCGCTAGGTGGCAAAGGGCTTCTGCTGGGGTGGGCGCCACCGGTTCAGGCTGCCATTCGTCGACAGGCGGCACGCGGGCTGGCCCAGTTTCGTGGCACGCGCTGA
- a CDS encoding GIY-YIG nuclease family protein: MNAAVEKAWFVYLVRAANGALYCGISDDPQRRFAQHQSGKGARFFHTSPALALAYVEACAGKGDALRRERAIKRLSKSAKEALILAVDGGSSASGGCVQVSRG, encoded by the coding sequence ATGAATGCAGCAGTCGAAAAGGCCTGGTTCGTCTATCTGGTGCGCGCCGCCAATGGCGCGCTGTATTGCGGCATCAGCGATGACCCGCAGCGGCGTTTCGCCCAGCACCAGAGCGGCAAGGGTGCCCGGTTCTTCCATACCAGCCCGGCGCTGGCGCTGGCCTACGTCGAAGCCTGTGCCGGCAAGGGTGATGCGTTGCGCCGTGAACGGGCGATCAAGCGCCTGAGCAAAAGCGCCAAAGAAGCGCTCATTCTGGCCGTTGATGGCGGTTCATCAGCCTCAGGCGGTTGCGTGCAGGTGTCGCGCGGGTAA